The genomic stretch TTGGTAACTGTTCCGGGGGCTTCTTTGGGACATACAGAAGATAGCGCTGCCACGCACTTTGCTACTGAGTAATAGGACTGTCTGTGAACTGGCACAGAGTCAGCTAATTTTGCTTTATAGAAAGGACCAGTCAAAGCTTTAATGAGATCATTGTACCCCGCATTACTGGCTTTGGTTAAGACCAGGACTTGGAAGAAGTCAACAATGGAACCAAGAGCAACTCCTTGAAGCAGTGGAGAATGGACCAAATGAAATACTTCTGGCAAGATAGTGCCTCCAATTCTGGCTAGAGAATTTGGACAAACCTTTGCCATACACGTGACAAGCATGATTGCCACTTGGGAAACATGCATATCACTCTCCTGAATCAAAGCAGGCAATTCATTCAACACAGACTCTATCAAAGTTGTATTGAAACTGTCACTGTAATTACTGACAATGTTATTTAGGGCTGTTAGTGTATTTAGCTTAAGGGCACGCTGGTTCTTGCGTAAGAATGATCCAAGAATTGGAATTCCTTCTGTCAAGATTGATCTTATGTCAATCTTAAGTGGAGATGTTGCAATGATGGATAAAGCCTTTACTGCTGTGAGTCTGGTGATTTCATTCTTTAATCTTTCCAAAAAGATTTGTAGGGTGGGCTGCAGGTCACCTCCCAACtggtctcccaaatggctgatAATGTGAGCCATGCAAGAAATGGCCCTCTCCTTCACTTCCTGGTCAATGTCTGCTGCTTTTAGCCTCTTTAGGGTACTGTTGAAGACATCTTTAATGTATGGCTTTGCATCAAAAGATGATGGATTATCCAGGGGATGCATCATCTTGACCATTTGCTGAGTCACTTGAAGGGCTTCAGATGTGATTTTGTAGAAAGGGTCTTCAACACAGAGAATTACTGGTGGCAGAAATAATTTGATGTGCGGGTGAAAGACCTCTGGGGTGTGGCTAGATAGAAGAACATTGAGAAAGGCGAGCGCATCGATCTTCATGTTGGAGGAGGCACACTTGTCTGCGAGAGAGTACACAATGCCTATGGAAAGAACAAATCAGAAAGGACTATAAAAGACTATAAAAATTAGCAAGACTTTGTACCACTTTAATAGTGGTATGGTTTACATTTCagataaacatttattactTGAATCTTATGAAGCATATCTCAGTCTAAAATGTACAAGGCCCTTACCTGGAATGAGGGTAGGAATGTGCTCTCCTAATGATCCAGGAAGCACAAGAGCAATCTCTGTTAGTATACTGAAACTGCCTTGTCTGGATTTCATGCTTTTGTCCTTCAGTTGTTTGTGTAGGGCCTTAATTATTGTTGGGACCTGCAAAAGCAATGAATATCAGTTTTGAAAGTGTACTATTGTAAAACTACAGCATATCACCAAATCTTCAATATCTGAATATCCTTCATTACAACATTATCAGCCACGTTCTTACACATTTAGACTATTTCTACAGTGCAATCCATGTAATCCTATGTAATTAGACAATGACAGTTTTTGATTATCCCTATACACTGGATTTGAATTGAATCAGTAATTGAATTAATATTTACACTCTGTCTGTACCTGTTTCTTTAAACGGGTAACTGCAGGGTCTTCGTTAGCTCCAAGATCTAAAGCAGAACTGTGAGGGGGTTTGGTCTGCTGTAGTAAAGCCACAAAGGCCAAGAAAATGTCTGACTTGACATTCTCCTCTCGTTCCTTGAAACGTGACACCAGAACTGGGCACACATTTTCATAAATTTCCACCAACAAGTCTCTACGGTTGCTGATAATGGCCTCCAGACACTTCACAGATGAGCGCCTTACCTTCCAGCTcatgtcatcatcatcactgtattCCTCATCAGATTCTGGTAAAACATGTGGTTGTGGAGAAATGTTTTGCAATCTATTATGTGATTTATGTATgattatgtatttaaaaaagagggttagggttatgcgTAGGTGGGGGATTACTGCCTTTTATATCCTCCTTTTAACAAGAACTCTGAATATTGTACATGCAAGATGGAACATGTTTGaagcacagacacatacacatgtacacacacgatTACACACCCATATATGTAATTCCTAGTTTAGGaatgttaaaatatataaaaagttcTTTCACCCTGCTCTTCATCTCCTCTATCCTCAATATCCATGGAGTCCTCCTGGTCATCTTCTGCCTCGTAGTTATAGTTTGGGTCATAGGTGACATACTCCAGGCACAACTTAATTACCACAGGAACGTGTGAGGACATTTCCTTTGGACATCTTCCAGGAACAAGAGAAAGTTTCCACATGGATTCTTTAATTGATTTGTGTGAAATCTTTGAAAAATCATGCCTTGACATGTCATAATTCTAAAGGATTACTTGCGAACAAAGGCTTCAAATGCCTGAAAGCAGTTCTCCCTCAATTCGTCATCTTCTACATTGCAGAACTTAACCATCATGGGAATAATCTTCTCCAGATGCTCCCCTGAGAAAGACATAGAGGATTTGATACGACTTATACAAAAGCATATATTGTTAAGGATTATTTAATGTAACATATGTAATGCAGTGTAAGTTGTATTTGAAAACCATGCAAAACTGAAAGCAATATGAGGTATTTGCTACAAGCATCTTCAGATTAGGCAATAAATTTTATGTCATCGATGTCGcataagaaaaacaagaacttttTACCACATCCTACTCAAGCTCCTAATAATGCAGTACTCATTGATGATGCTGATAGCAAAGACTTATCTCACCAATTCTGTGCCCTCCATGCTGGCTGATGGCAGTGAGGCACTGGATGTATGTTCGTGTGTTTGATGCAGGTGTTCCTCGTGCCAGTTCACCCATGAGATGCTCGGTGAGCTGCATGAAGATCGCAGGGCTACTACTAGGCACCAGTTGTCCAAGTGCCATAATGGCACGTTTCCTCACTGCCATGCGAGGACTAGTCAGATGTGGAAGAAGACTGGTCAGAATTGACTGGTGGAAACTGACTAGAGTGCTGCTTAGCCTACAGAGGTGAAAACATTATGATAGATAATGTCATTAGAAATAATGAATACAATCTTCAATTCAGgtcaaaattaattatttgaacaagtgtgtttttgttaGACTGTATGAGTATGCAGTGTATTCATTTGTGTGAATGTACAAGGAggcccaatagtacactgtgtgtactgacacgtatgagcatattgcacatgttcatttgctgattccattatctgtttgttaattgtacatattgtacaaaCATTGTACcggctatatatatatgagcatactgcacatttcacctgttgatttcattatgtttgttaattgtacatattgtacacacatattgcactaactatatgtatgagcaaattgtacattttcacgtcaactcattatctatatctttttctgtatatctgtacaactgttctgcaatttctggagcttgctcctaagaatttcactcaccaatgcacatgtgctgtggtgatgtggcAATAAAAGAgacatgacttgacttgacttgacttgaaagaGTAAGGTATGAAAGTCAAACAATTAACAGACGAAAACATCCATCCTTTAGGATTTAATGCTtaggttattattatattcatatacagATCACACCTTCCAATATCAAAATTATATTAGGCAAACCTACAAGTAACAAGTAACCCTTTCAGTCACtgcttatttctttatttaacttatttgtttattcttccTTAAGTCTTATGTTTCATACAGTTAACTTTTTCATACTGATGCACAAGATATTATCAGAAACAAAGCGTAAATCCAGTGTATACTAtgcagcttgtgtgtgtttgagaagtttattttaaaaaagtagaCTGGATGCATGTGCAGTTGAGAACACCTGAGTGTGATCAGAGGTCTGGTGAATAAACAAAGAAGTAAACATGCACATTGGGAAGTGGAGTTCAGTGCAGCCATGTTTGTAGACCACCATGCATGTTGGGAACTGTAGTTTGTGAAATGCTTTAGAACGTGaattcttttctgtttctttctgagTGATTCTATAGAAATGTAATCAAAGGATTTATTTCCtgcaaaatactttaaaaatctAACAACTGCTTAATTCATCATTATTCACACTATATAACACGGTTTATTAGGTATATTAATCTAGTACAATTTGCAAGTGTTTATTGTTTAGAAAATACCAGAAAATGCTGGATCTGCTGAATACACCTCAGATGGAAATAcagtgcatatacagtatgaatccAGATGACATGGTTGAGAATGTAATCCCAAATTAATGATAGACACCAACCTTCCTAGCATATCAGAAAGGATGTCCAGGGCTTCTAGTTGCACAGACACATCATCATGTTTTCCCATGGCACCAATCAACTGAGCTGTGATCTTTTTACACACATTAGCTGTCAGACACAAACCTGAAAAAGGTGGAGATCAGGTACAAAAATGATTAACAAACAGGATGTATTTGATGTTGCCTATGTTAGCCTTATTAACCAAGCAGGGAAATACAATCATTTGGAAATGTTATTGAATTTACAGTGAATTTGTAACACATATATAACAGAATATGATTGccaccatttacatttatttacaaatgagacAAGATAATGTACAGATAAGCAGATATATGTTAGAAGCCTTAATGCTCAAGCACCTTCAGTGGCAGTTTACTGGTACAGGGATTTAAACATACAACTCTCTTGTCATTATGACAAAGCTGACAATGAATGTTTCACCTGCAGTTGGTGAGGGCAGCTCAGCGATAACTGTCTTTAGTCCCATGCTGGAGATGTCACGTAGTTGTTCTTTGTCAGACACCATGTTGGAGCACAATGTGTCCACCATCATCTCCACTTGATATTCCTTCACTTTGCCCACAAGAGGACCAAGACTGCATAGATCAGAAATACTTCATATTCAAAAGCATTTGAACTAAATAGCTTCCATAATACTTCATGGAAAGCAATGAATTATAAagactgtatacagtatagtcaGTGAAACAAGCAAATATTTTGGCTACCATTTGACAGCCAGGTTCTGAACTTCCCCATTTTTGTCCTCTAGCAGCTTCAGGAGCATAATCACCACTTTTCTTTCGCTATCCTCATCCAGTTTTATGGAATCTTTTTGCAGCTCCATCATTAGATCATTGGTTGCCATAAACCTAAACAAAGTCAGTCTAGTCAATAAATTGACTGGTTTGCATAGCTTTTTAATGAGCTGCTTGTGACAAAACATCAAATTCACAAACATTCTCTTACTACAAATGACATCTATCAGGTCATACTTGCTATACAAATTACAAAACTACCTAAACAgttgttttctaaaatagcGAAAAGAGTTAATAATAGACACTTTTTTATCATCCCTGCACTATCTCATTCAGAAATTTGGGAGGCTCAGACCAGTTGGCCAGAATGATACCAAATTGAAAAACATGGGTTAccgagaatgaatgaatgattctaGTTGCAAAATTCAATTTTTTAGATccttatattaaataatttataagctgtgatttatttgcacacacactgtttgtaaTCATGAAAATCTGACACATGCTGGACTTGTGTCTGTTTACCTAAAGTCTGATTTTAGTATGAAAAGGAAACACATTATATTTGAGAAATTTGAGGACAATCTGTTAACGTCCTGTTTTTATATCCAGGTATTATTAAACTATACATTTTCTCTTACCTAAAGTCTTTGTCAGTGGATGTCATTTTTTCCAACAGGTTGGAAATGTGGTAGGTAATATTCGACATTTCagctgttctttttatttttctttagataAACACGACCATATGTTCTTGTTCATGGGTCTGTATCTAATGGAGGACACTGAGAAACCTGATGCTTGTGCATAGTTATAAATAGATTGTTAAATCAAAGGGTGCGTTCAAAACCACAAACTATACAGCCTACTCCTTACTCCTTACATGtcttatgtttaatatttagttttAGTGCATGAGCAAGCAATATGGGACTTTATTGTTCTCAGCCTTATCTTAATGTTGTACATTTGGAGGTAATATGGCCCACAATTGTGACACatttaatcagaatcagctttattgttCATATATATTCCTTTATGGGATTATATAGTGATCCTATAgtgcacatgtacagtacacacgtacacaagaCAGCGCAACAAACATAGTGAGATGCAACAGGACAGTTTACAGTGTAAACATTACACAATCTAATGACCACTTatacacaacacccacacactatacatacgaCATTCTTAAAAAACAGTTATTGGTTTTTGCTGCAAATGGGTACTGTTATTGCACTAAAATCGGCGTCGTGTAAACGTAATAAACAACGAATAGTTTGGAGAATGTTTGCGTCATCTTGTGGCAAGTGATAGAATTGTAGAAAAGCGGAACTAATATGTGGAACTGTTTTCCTGTCTTCTTGTCCCACCCGGTGCCTTTTTGTAGCAGTCGGTTGCCACGTCGAAAACAAGCAGTAGTTTATTGGATGTCTTTAGCACtggctgtttttttaaaacttgcTAAACAATCCTTGGTATATAGACATGGTGAGTGAAACACCACTAGCTACTATGTGTTTGGTATTTGCTTGGATTAGGCTTACTTCGGgaagttttatttacagtgctTTATTATGTGCtaacagctagctagctacgGTTAGCATGTAGCAACCGGCTTCCTTACACATCTAACCGTTACTTACTAGCATTGGTGGATAAGCcaaaaatatgtacatataattacaagtaaaactatttaaaactaACAGTCATATAAAGCTAGTTCTGGAAATTGGTATATTGTTATTGTCGTGGTGAAGtttactgtttataatattagctAGCCAGTCAGCTAGCTTTCTTTATTAttgtctataacagcagctttgaGAGAAAGTATTTCTAGCTACAAGACAAATCACATttctatagtaaaaaaaaatggcattactatttctataataaaaataaaatgtcatttggtAAAGTATGTATATAGTAAGTATTTTTCTTTGAGGCAGTGCTAAATTTAGCATTGATGGAAAGAGTCCAAAATCTGAGATTTATATCGTTTAAGAAGTAAAGCATTGAGTAATAACTGAAACTTGTTTCACAGATGCTCCAACAATAAATGGAACTGTTAATAAATGGACTTCCAATAAATGGAAAAAGTTCAAATGTGTGatatataagaggaataaaactttTGGGATTGTGCAGTAATTGCGATAACAGcatactttatttacattgtgtttttttttctttacttgttGGGTTTCCTTTTTTAGGATTTATCTTTTATGAAGGTTAGGCAACCATTTCAGTTCtacattcttttcttttttgaattATGTGTCTATATTACAGGTTTCCATCATGAACACCGTGGATACCTCCCATGAGGATATGATTGTACGTATGTTTGCTGACTAATGCAATTTAATTTTGAGTAGCCTGGATTTTTGGGTTTGGTACTTTCAGATTCGGACAATgcaatcatctctctctctctctctctctatctctctctctctctatctatctatctatctatctatctatctatctatctatctatctatctatctatctctctgctTTAAAGCATGATGCTCAGATGGACTACTATGGCACAAGATTGGCGACCTGCTCCTCTGATCGATCTGTGAAGATCTTTGATGTTAAGAACGGCGGCCAGATTCTTGTGGCAGACCTGAGGGGGTAGGGCAAGTCTTACAGCTTTTCTTAAATACGCAACATGTATCGTGTCAACTGTTTCCTCAAACTTATCTCGATCGGTGCTGCACAGCTCTGCCTTTTCTTCTTTTAGCTTTGTTTTATCAGATGTGTAGTAGTCCGTACAGTAAGAAGAAGACATGTCAGTATTTATCTTTGGTAATGAGGAGGCTGGTTGCATTTGCTTTAGCCTTTAATAACAAGCTGCTTGTCTGACTGGACTGTATTGATTACATATAAACCTCCATTGGTTGTTGGAAAAAAGTAAGCTGTGAAAATGccttatatattaatatttgcatGAGCTTGCAGACACCAACAATTGCAATTGCCCAAGATATTTGCTGTGGCATCTCTGGGGTTTGAactaagggttagggttaattcAAAACATATAGCAAGAATTACATATGTATGCCTGCActcagtaaaacatttttttcctcaacacaTGCAGACACGAAGGTCCGGTGTGGCAAGTGGCCTGGGCACATCCCACCTACGGCAACATTCTGGCCTCGTGCTCCTATGACAGAAAAGTGATCATTTGGAAAGAAGAAAATGGGACATGGGATAAGATGTACAAGTACACGGGCCACAACTCCTCGGGTATGTTACATTGCTTTAACTCATAAAATTAGATTCATTTCATATTATATTCAGTGGCTATTATACTAATGGATTGGTACATtatgtttaaatgaattttCCATCTTGAAGTGAACTCTATTTGCTGGGGACCCTATGACTTCGGTTTAATCCTGGCCTGCGGAAGCTCAGACGGTGCCATCTCGATTCTGACCTTCACTGGCGATGGGCAGTGGGACATCAAGAAGATCAACAATGCACACACTGTAAGTGCAGTTTAGAAGACCTATTTCTTCACCTGGCCCATATGAATACAAAGCAGCGTTCTGTGTTTCATTAGCATCAAATAATCATTCTGTATATAGATATGGATGTTATGTACAGAAGGAGGGTTtactatatttttgttttttttctgccagaTTGGCTGCAATGCAGTAAGCTGGGCTCCAGCTGTTGTTCCGGGCAGCCTCATAGACCAGCCTACAGGACAAAAACCCAACTATGTGAAGAGATTTGTCTCTGGAGGCTGTGACAACTTGGTCAAGCTTTGGAAGTAAGTAATAGGCTTGTTGTTGGTGGTGCAAAGCTGACATGAGCCTAGTTATAACAGATGTTTGCTAGCTGTAGGACTGCATCATATGCATAACATAGAACACATGCTATTTATAAAGGCGGTAGTTAACAGTTCATGACAACTTTGGAAATGATGCTGTTTTTGCCCACTGTTGCACTACCAGTTATTTTCACTTTcctatatttttaatttcacaGAGAGGAAGATGGGCAGTGGAAGGAGGACCAGAAGCTGGAGGCCCACAGTGATTGGGTGAGAGATGTAGGTTGGGCTCCATCTATCGGTCTACCTACCAGCACAATTGCCAGCTGCTCACAGGTAATTCCTTCAtttttttacaatagaaatagaaaagtTAATAATATAGTTCTCAGGGccttttacacctggtcacttcatgtgttttctctgatccgatagctatctgttccatttacatcaggacacaaatgcgtcttggcgaatcggatatcaatccgatttTTCTGCTCCttcccaaaatgcaaatatattttacctcatttctggggtgattaaaatggaacacactttggtgtatatacttaaatatacttttgtttttataagtTTTACAAACCTTTTGTTGGACACTTTCATCGCTCCAAAGAGCAATAAGTGTCTCCGTGtcgtccatgttatttgtttctggtgcaacgagtcacttgcgagtgacgaacttccgtttgggaggggtatagcgctgacgtatgtggcttgaacaaccacattcatttacacctgtccagtttcatgtgaaatgcgtcccagaccacctcctgaagtggtttgaaccatcggatttatctgtcttgaaaacgtttcggagggcatttacacctggtctttttagtTTTGGTTTTCATTGAACCTGGTCAATGATCACTGTAGTGGTCCTccaaatatattacaaataagAAATCTGTCCTTGTTCTTATCTATTATCTTCATATTTCCAAAAATTTCGAAGGCAAACAGATTAATGAGCTTATGACCGTTATTTAAGGACTGGGATATCTTGCACATTAAAGGAATGACTATAGGATTAGGGATCAACCCTAAAGCCAAAGCCCTGTCTATATCAGAGTACTGATAAAAACATGCAGTTGTTGATTATAAGATTTATTTAGCAAAATGTTCAAGAGCCCCTTATTCTCTCTGCAGGATGGTCGTGTGTTCATCTGGACATGTGACGATCCTTCTGGAAACACCTGGACTGCCAAACTCCTGCACAAATTCAACGATGTTGTCTGGCATGTCAGCTGGTCCATCACAGGCAACATCCTGGCCGTGTCTGGTGGAGACAACAAGGTACACGTGTCTGTAATATAATAAGGATCAGTAGTGTTGCTAGGTATTATTCAATGCAACAATTAGATCCAGACTTAGCAGTGCTGCTTTAAATCTTTGGGTACAGTCTAATATGTAATTGCATTCCTGCATCCTGAAAGGGCCACTAAACACTGCTGTAGGATTCCAGATTGCAAATGAATATGTTCTGCAGCGTTTGCAAACCTTTATCCTTATGTTTGTCTAATGGTAGTTTTACATGAGTCTTTCATGTGATGAGCTTCTACCTAAACCATGATTACATGTGGCCTCCTCAGAAAAATGCCAGtagataataatataaataagcaataaaatgagatactgtgtgtactgacatcCTCCTCATGTTTAAAACCCCATGTAAACCTGGCTGTTCAAAGTGTTGTAC from Tachysurus fulvidraco isolate hzauxx_2018 chromosome 2, HZAU_PFXX_2.0, whole genome shotgun sequence encodes the following:
- the cand2 gene encoding cullin-associated NEDD8-dissociated protein 2; its protein translation is MSNITYHISNLLEKMTSTDKDFRFMATNDLMMELQKDSIKLDEDSERKVVIMLLKLLEDKNGEVQNLAVKCLGPLVGKVKEYQVEMMVDTLCSNMVSDKEQLRDISSMGLKTVIAELPSPTAGLCLTANVCKKITAQLIGAMGKHDDVSVQLEALDILSDMLGRLSSTLVSFHQSILTSLLPHLTSPRMAVRKRAIMALGQLVPSSSPAIFMQLTEHLMGELARGTPASNTRTYIQCLTAISQHGGHRIGEHLEKIIPMMVKFCNVEDDELRENCFQAFEAFVRKCPKEMSSHVPVVIKLCLEYVTYDPNYNYEAEDDQEDSMDIEDRGDEEQESDEEYSDDDDMSWKVRRSSVKCLEAIISNRRDLLVEIYENVCPVLVSRFKEREENVKSDIFLAFVALLQQTKPPHSSALDLGANEDPAVTRLKKQVPTIIKALHKQLKDKSMKSRQGSFSILTEIALVLPGSLGEHIPTLIPGIVYSLADKCASSNMKIDALAFLNVLLSSHTPEVFHPHIKLFLPPVILCVEDPFYKITSEALQVTQQMVKMMHPLDNPSSFDAKPYIKDVFNSTLKRLKAADIDQEVKERAISCMAHIISHLGDQLGGDLQPTLQIFLERLKNEITRLTAVKALSIIATSPLKIDIRSILTEGIPILGSFLRKNQRALKLNTLTALNNIVSNYSDSFNTTLIESVLNELPALIQESDMHVSQVAIMLVTCMAKVCPNSLARIGGTILPEVFHLVHSPLLQGVALGSIVDFFQVLVLTKASNAGYNDLIKALTGPFYKAKLADSVPVHRQSYYSVAKCVAALSSVCPKEAPGTVTNLTQEVKNHKTLESVRILSFLCLGEIGRSMKLGTQKELKTVIMDAFSSPSEDVKSAASCALGNICVGNLNEYLPFLLKEIGSQPKRQYLLLHSLKEVISALSVESLKPHVESIWALLFKNCECPEEGTRNVVAECLGKLTLVNPSELLPRLKKQLSTGSSLARSTVVTAVKFTIVDQPVPVDSLLKECIGDFLKTIQDTDLNVRRVALVMFNSAAHNKPGLIRGLLTTVLPNLYKETQIRKELIREVEMGPFKHTVDDGLDVRKAAFECMYTLLDNCLECLDIFEFLKHVEEGLKDHYDIRMLTFIMLARLATLCPSAVVQTLDRLVEPLRATCTTKVKAGSVKQEFEKQEELRRSAMRAVAALLSIRDVEKSPVMADFVTQIRTNAEMATIFESVQEDPLSGVEPMDTS
- the sec13 gene encoding protein SEC13 homolog, with translation MVSIMNTVDTSHEDMIHDAQMDYYGTRLATCSSDRSVKIFDVKNGGQILVADLRGHEGPVWQVAWAHPTYGNILASCSYDRKVIIWKEENGTWDKMYKYTGHNSSVNSICWGPYDFGLILACGSSDGAISILTFTGDGQWDIKKINNAHTIGCNAVSWAPAVVPGSLIDQPTGQKPNYVKRFVSGGCDNLVKLWKEEDGQWKEDQKLEAHSDWVRDVGWAPSIGLPTSTIASCSQDGRVFIWTCDDPSGNTWTAKLLHKFNDVVWHVSWSITGNILAVSGGDNKVTLWKESVGGQWACISDVNKGQGAVNSITDGQQNEQ